One genomic window of Azospirillum sp. TSH58 includes the following:
- a CDS encoding septal ring lytic transglycosylase RlpA family protein — protein sequence MHMARKLSMALCALSLTLSPMAAAQAQPSSKSQSPKDASVPPIAVERTDEGEPVIVHEGEASFYGGSFHGRKTASGERFDQNKPTAASRELPLGSKVTVTNQDNGKSVDVIVNDRGPYVDGRVIDLSKKAAKQLDMIEDGVAPVRVEAKPSEQPTEAVKEKVEAKAEKADKTQVAEQPASEKKGNGAALSGSSGSGSSGSGSSGADRQSGSGSDR from the coding sequence ATGCACATGGCGCGTAAACTGTCCATGGCGCTCTGCGCCCTGTCCCTGACCCTGTCCCCCATGGCCGCCGCCCAGGCCCAGCCCTCATCCAAATCGCAAAGCCCCAAGGACGCGTCGGTGCCGCCGATCGCCGTGGAACGCACGGACGAGGGCGAGCCGGTCATCGTCCATGAGGGCGAGGCGTCCTTCTACGGCGGCTCGTTCCACGGCAGGAAGACGGCCAGCGGCGAGCGCTTCGACCAGAACAAGCCGACCGCCGCCTCGCGCGAGCTGCCGCTGGGCAGCAAGGTCACCGTGACCAACCAGGACAACGGCAAGAGCGTCGACGTCATCGTCAACGACCGCGGCCCCTATGTGGACGGCCGGGTCATCGACCTGTCGAAGAAGGCCGCCAAGCAGCTCGACATGATCGAGGACGGCGTGGCCCCGGTCCGCGTCGAGGCCAAGCCGTCCGAACAGCCGACCGAGGCCGTGAAGGAGAAGGTCGAGGCCAAGGCCGAGAAGGCCGACAAGACCCAGGTGGCGGAGCAGCCCGCCTCCGAGAAGAAGGGGAACGGCGCCGCCCTGTCCGGATCGTCCGGGTCCGGATCGTCCGGGTCGGGATCGTCCGGCGCCGACCGGCAGAGCGGGTCGGGGTCCGACCGCTAA
- a CDS encoding SDR family oxidoreductase: protein MPHRFALVTGGTSGIGAGFARALPADTGLLLAARNAEALNTAKMELEAAGRRVEVLATDLTTDAGRNALIQKAETLEIDLLVNNAGSGAFGPVLDNAPEAERATVELNVVATTVLTRALLPGMIERAARDGRRAGLILLSSTAAFQPIPFLGTYCASKSFVLAYGEALATELKRKPVDVLVLCPGATRTAFGKRAGFALNALPGAADPLDVAREGLQALGRRTVHVHGFGTRNMLRPFLWSRHAASDGLGALLAAFDRGRRAGRTARPPREGA, encoded by the coding sequence ATGCCCCACCGCTTCGCGCTGGTCACCGGCGGCACCTCCGGCATCGGCGCCGGCTTTGCCCGCGCCCTGCCTGCCGACACCGGCCTTCTGCTGGCCGCCCGAAACGCCGAGGCCCTCAACACCGCCAAGATGGAACTGGAGGCCGCCGGTCGCCGGGTGGAGGTGCTGGCCACCGACCTGACCACCGACGCGGGGCGGAACGCCCTGATCCAGAAGGCGGAGACGCTGGAGATCGATCTGCTCGTCAACAACGCCGGGTCCGGCGCCTTCGGGCCGGTGCTCGACAACGCGCCGGAGGCGGAGCGGGCGACGGTGGAGCTGAACGTGGTGGCGACCACGGTGCTGACCCGCGCGCTGCTGCCCGGCATGATCGAGCGGGCGGCCCGCGACGGCCGGCGGGCCGGGCTGATCCTGCTGTCGAGCACGGCGGCCTTCCAGCCGATCCCGTTCCTCGGGACCTACTGCGCCAGCAAGAGCTTCGTCCTGGCCTATGGCGAGGCGCTGGCGACGGAGCTGAAGCGCAAGCCGGTGGATGTGCTGGTCCTGTGTCCCGGCGCCACACGCACCGCCTTCGGCAAGCGGGCCGGCTTCGCCCTGAACGCCCTGCCGGGGGCGGCCGATCCGCTGGACGTGGCGCGGGAGGGGTTGCAGGCGCTGGGGCGCCGCACGGTGCATGTGCACGGCTTCGGCACCCGCAACATGCTGCGCCCCTTCCTGTGGTCGCGCCACGCGGCGTCGGACGGGCTGGGCGCGCTGCTGGCCGCCTTCGACCGCGGCCGGCGCGCCGGGCGGACCGCCCGTCCGCCGCGCGAGGGGGCTTAG
- a CDS encoding MaoC family dehydratase codes for MDDVRQVLKDNEGHCIEDLSVGMTASFAKTVTEADIVLFAGISGDTNPVHLNQEYASGTMFQGRIAHGMLSVSFISAVLGTKLPGPGAIYMSQTVRFKAPVRAGDTVTARATVTEVIPEKRRVVVRTVCTVGETVVIEGEALLMVPSRG; via the coding sequence ATGGATGATGTTCGCCAAGTCCTGAAGGACAACGAGGGCCACTGCATCGAGGATTTGTCCGTCGGCATGACGGCGTCCTTCGCGAAGACGGTTACCGAGGCGGACATCGTGCTGTTCGCCGGCATCTCCGGCGACACCAACCCGGTCCACCTGAACCAGGAATACGCCAGCGGCACCATGTTCCAGGGCCGCATCGCCCACGGCATGCTGAGCGTCAGCTTCATCTCCGCCGTTCTGGGCACCAAGCTGCCGGGTCCGGGCGCCATCTACATGAGCCAGACCGTGCGCTTCAAGGCGCCGGTCCGCGCCGGCGACACGGTGACCGCCCGCGCCACCGTCACCGAGGTGATCCCGGAGAAGCGCCGCGTCGTCGTCCGCACGGTCTGCACCGTCGGCGAGACGGTGGTGATCGAGGGCGAGGCCCTGCTGATGGTCCCGTCGCGCGGCTGA
- a CDS encoding bifunctional riboflavin kinase/FAD synthetase, translating into MRLFRHTADLPEDARGAVVALGNFDGVHRGHQAVIATAQRIARDLGAPSAVMTFEPHPRSVFRPDDAPFRLSPFRVKARHIEALGVDLLFVCHFDESFLHKTADAFMREDLVAGLGARHVVCGYDFLFGHGRSGDPALLRQAGAAHGFGVTEVGPVSDDAEGVYSSTRVRDALVAGNPREAARLLGSPWEIEGRVEHGDHKGRTIGFPTANVELADYLRPAFGVYAVRTGVDQGAGTVWRDGVANLGRRPTVGGTVERLETHILDFDGDLYGQHLRVQLIEFLRPERKFGSFTELKDQIVQDAAAARAVLAKEPRTEG; encoded by the coding sequence ATGCGATTGTTCCGACACACCGCCGACCTGCCGGAGGACGCCCGTGGGGCCGTCGTCGCCCTGGGCAACTTCGACGGGGTGCACCGCGGCCATCAGGCGGTGATCGCCACCGCCCAGCGGATCGCCCGCGATCTCGGCGCGCCCTCGGCGGTGATGACCTTCGAGCCGCATCCCCGCTCCGTCTTCCGTCCGGACGACGCCCCCTTCCGCCTGTCGCCCTTCCGCGTCAAGGCCCGCCACATCGAGGCGCTGGGGGTCGACCTGCTGTTCGTCTGCCATTTCGACGAGAGCTTCCTGCACAAGACCGCCGACGCCTTCATGCGGGAGGATCTGGTGGCCGGGCTGGGCGCGCGGCACGTCGTCTGCGGCTACGACTTCCTGTTCGGCCACGGCCGCAGCGGCGACCCCGCCCTGCTGCGGCAGGCCGGCGCGGCGCACGGCTTCGGCGTGACCGAGGTCGGGCCGGTGTCCGACGATGCGGAGGGCGTCTACTCCTCCACCCGCGTGCGCGACGCGCTGGTCGCCGGCAACCCGCGCGAGGCGGCCCGGCTGCTCGGCTCCCCCTGGGAGATCGAGGGGCGCGTGGAGCACGGCGACCACAAGGGCCGCACCATCGGCTTCCCCACCGCCAATGTGGAACTGGCCGACTATCTGCGCCCCGCCTTCGGCGTCTACGCGGTGCGCACCGGCGTGGACCAGGGGGCGGGCACGGTCTGGCGCGACGGCGTCGCCAACCTGGGCCGCCGCCCGACCGTGGGCGGAACGGTGGAGCGGCTGGAGACCCACATCCTCGACTTCGACGGCGACCTCTACGGCCAGCATCTGCGCGTGCAGTTGATCGAGTTCCTGCGGCCGGAGCGCAAGTTCGGCAGCTTCACCGAGTTGAAGGACCAGATCGTCCAGGACGCGGCCGCCGCCCGCGCCGTGCTGGCCAAGGAACCGCGGACGGAGGGTTGA
- a CDS encoding DUF29 domain-containing protein, which yields MTETRANSELDLENLAEEVESLGRSQESALVSALTHVIAHLLKLEHSPAPAPRNKWMLRVVEQRGRAVYALEDSGTLARKAPDLLPKAWKRGHRLAAKALELFDGVAPEALPTDCPYSLAQILDDDFIPANRHGLG from the coding sequence ATGACCGAGACGCGCGCCAACTCCGAGTTGGATCTGGAAAATCTGGCGGAGGAGGTCGAAAGCCTGGGCCGCAGCCAGGAAAGCGCTCTGGTCAGCGCCCTCACCCACGTCATCGCACATCTGCTGAAGCTGGAGCATTCACCCGCCCCGGCGCCACGCAACAAATGGATGCTCCGCGTCGTGGAACAGCGCGGCCGGGCGGTCTACGCGCTGGAGGACAGCGGCACCCTGGCGCGCAAGGCGCCCGATCTTCTCCCGAAGGCGTGGAAGCGGGGGCACCGGCTGGCGGCCAAGGCTCTGGAGCTGTTCGACGGCGTGGCGCCCGAAGCCCTTCCCACCGATTGCCCCTACAGCCTCGCCCAAATTCTGGACGACGACTTCATCCCGGCCAACCGGCACGGGCTGGGCTGA
- a CDS encoding orotate phosphoribosyltransferase — MTTAAALPDRATIAATAAKILLEIKALHFNAETPFIFTSGWASPVYTDCRRIVSFPRARKALMDFAVQTIEREIGYESIDAVAGGETAGIPFAAWIAERLELPMQYVRKKPKGFGRNAQIEGVLTEGQRVILVEDLATDGKSKENFVTALRNGGATVTDSFVIFHYGIFPQSKTNMDRIGVRLHELCTWWDVLKVARENQYFDENTLSEVEKFLNDPVTWSAAHGGKASFD; from the coding sequence ATGACCACCGCCGCTGCCCTGCCCGACCGGGCGACGATTGCCGCCACCGCCGCGAAGATCCTGCTGGAAATCAAGGCGCTGCATTTCAACGCCGAGACGCCCTTCATCTTCACCTCCGGCTGGGCGAGCCCGGTCTACACCGACTGCCGGCGCATCGTGTCCTTCCCGCGCGCCCGCAAGGCTCTGATGGACTTCGCCGTCCAGACCATCGAGCGCGAGATCGGCTACGAGAGCATCGACGCGGTGGCCGGCGGCGAGACGGCGGGCATCCCCTTCGCCGCCTGGATCGCCGAGCGGCTGGAACTTCCCATGCAGTATGTCCGCAAGAAGCCGAAGGGCTTCGGGCGCAACGCCCAGATCGAGGGCGTGCTGACCGAGGGGCAGCGGGTCATCCTGGTCGAGGATCTCGCCACCGACGGCAAGAGCAAGGAGAACTTCGTCACGGCGCTGCGCAACGGCGGCGCCACCGTGACCGACAGCTTCGTGATCTTCCATTACGGCATCTTCCCGCAGTCGAAGACCAACATGGACCGCATCGGCGTCCGCCTGCACGAGCTGTGCACCTGGTGGGACGTGCTGAAGGTCGCCCGCGAGAACCAGTACTTCGACGAGAACACCCTGTCGGAAGTCGAGAAGTTCCTGAACGACCCGGTCACCTGGTCCGCCGCCCACGGTGGCAAGGCCAGCTTCGACTGA
- the ileS gene encoding isoleucine--tRNA ligase, with protein sequence MTRDYKSTVFLPRTDFPMRGGLPTKEPELLKRWEDMGLFQRLRETAKGREKFVLHDGPPYANGNIHIGHAVNKVLKDVIVRSRQMQGFDANYVPGWDCHGLPIEWKIEEKYRAEGKDKDEVPLNQFRAECRQFAQKWVDVQAGEFRRLGVEGNWADPYLTMTLPAEAQIVREIHKFAMNGGLYKGAKPVMWSVVEKTALAEAEIEYHDHTSTTVFARFAIWGSPAPEVDDANIVIWTTTPWTLPGNRAIAFGDDIEYATYKVLAVEEGSLAEVGERLVIATALAESVFKETKIADARLLHRFPGSRLAGGYCHHPLTRSGYDFKVPLLAGDFVTTDAGTGFVHIAPGHGEDDFHLGQANGIEVPQTVGEDGRYYDHVPLFAGLRVYTAEGKPGEANGAVLKAFQEVGALLAKGRVKHSYPHSWRSKAPLIFRTTPQWFISMETNDLRKTALQAIADTTWFPAQGENRIRAMIEQRPDWCISRQRAWGVPIALFVRKDNGAILRDADVFNRIADIFEKEGSDAWFARPAQDFLGNAHRADDYEQVRDIVDVWFESGSTHAFVLEQRPELKWPASLYLEGSDQHRGWFHSSLLESCGTRGRAPYDAVLTHGFTLDEQGRKMSKSLGNVVAPQEVCDKYGADILRLWVVSTDYTEDQRIGPEIIKYQADHYRRLRNTLRYILGALADYTPAERIAVAEMPELERWVLHRLSELDALVRAKIEAYDFHDLSVAIHNFCAVELSAFYFDVRKDSLYCDATGSVRRRAVRTVMEHLLSTLTAWLAPILCFTAEEAWLARPEGLTGVEGWSEESVHLRVFPAIPAEWRDDDLAAKWESIRTVRRTVTGALELERANKKIGSSLQANPTVFVDAATKALLDGVDFAEICITSQITVAEGSAPEGAFVLPDVAGIAVVPGLAEGGKCERCWKILPEVGTNAAHPTLCLRCAEAVDAEPAF encoded by the coding sequence ATGACCCGCGACTACAAGTCCACCGTCTTCCTGCCCCGCACCGACTTCCCCATGCGCGGCGGCCTGCCCACCAAGGAGCCGGAGCTGCTGAAGCGCTGGGAGGACATGGGCCTCTTCCAGCGGCTGCGCGAGACGGCGAAGGGCCGCGAGAAGTTCGTCCTGCACGACGGCCCGCCCTACGCCAACGGCAACATCCACATCGGCCACGCCGTCAACAAGGTGCTGAAGGACGTCATCGTCCGCTCGCGCCAGATGCAGGGCTTCGACGCCAACTACGTCCCCGGCTGGGACTGCCACGGCCTGCCCATCGAGTGGAAGATCGAGGAGAAGTACCGGGCCGAGGGCAAGGACAAGGACGAGGTTCCGCTCAACCAGTTCCGCGCCGAGTGCCGCCAGTTCGCCCAGAAGTGGGTGGACGTGCAGGCCGGCGAGTTCCGCCGCCTGGGCGTGGAGGGCAACTGGGCCGACCCGTACCTGACCATGACGCTGCCCGCCGAGGCGCAGATCGTCCGCGAGATCCACAAGTTCGCCATGAACGGCGGCCTCTACAAGGGCGCCAAGCCGGTCATGTGGTCGGTGGTGGAGAAGACCGCGCTGGCCGAGGCGGAGATCGAGTACCACGACCACACCTCCACCACCGTCTTCGCGCGCTTCGCCATCTGGGGCTCGCCGGCGCCGGAGGTCGACGACGCCAACATCGTCATCTGGACGACCACCCCCTGGACCCTGCCGGGAAACCGCGCCATCGCCTTCGGCGACGACATCGAATACGCGACCTACAAGGTGCTGGCGGTCGAGGAGGGCAGCCTCGCCGAGGTCGGCGAACGGCTCGTCATCGCCACCGCGCTGGCCGAGAGCGTCTTCAAGGAAACCAAGATCGCCGACGCGCGGCTGCTGCACCGCTTCCCCGGCTCGCGTCTGGCCGGCGGCTACTGCCACCACCCGCTGACCCGCAGCGGCTACGACTTCAAGGTGCCGCTGCTGGCCGGCGACTTCGTGACGACCGACGCCGGCACCGGCTTCGTCCACATCGCTCCCGGCCACGGCGAGGACGACTTCCATCTCGGTCAGGCCAACGGCATCGAGGTGCCGCAGACGGTCGGCGAGGACGGGCGCTACTACGACCACGTCCCTCTGTTCGCCGGCCTGCGCGTCTACACCGCCGAAGGCAAGCCGGGCGAGGCCAACGGCGCCGTGCTGAAGGCCTTCCAGGAGGTCGGGGCGCTGCTCGCCAAGGGCCGCGTCAAGCACAGCTACCCGCATTCCTGGCGGTCGAAGGCCCCGCTGATCTTCCGCACCACGCCGCAGTGGTTCATCTCCATGGAGACGAACGACCTGCGCAAGACGGCGCTGCAGGCGATCGCCGACACGACGTGGTTCCCGGCCCAGGGCGAGAACCGCATCCGCGCGATGATCGAGCAGCGCCCGGACTGGTGCATCAGCCGCCAGCGCGCCTGGGGCGTGCCGATCGCCCTGTTCGTCCGCAAGGACAACGGCGCGATCCTGCGCGACGCCGATGTGTTCAACCGCATCGCCGACATCTTCGAGAAGGAAGGCTCCGACGCGTGGTTCGCCCGCCCGGCGCAGGACTTCCTCGGCAACGCCCACCGCGCCGACGATTACGAGCAGGTCAGGGACATCGTCGACGTGTGGTTCGAGTCCGGCTCGACCCACGCCTTCGTGCTGGAGCAGCGGCCCGAGCTGAAGTGGCCGGCGTCGCTGTACCTTGAAGGCTCCGACCAGCACCGCGGCTGGTTCCACTCCTCCCTGCTGGAAAGCTGCGGCACGCGCGGCCGGGCGCCCTACGACGCGGTGCTGACGCACGGCTTCACGCTCGACGAGCAGGGCCGCAAGATGTCCAAGTCGCTGGGCAACGTGGTGGCCCCGCAGGAGGTCTGCGACAAGTACGGCGCCGACATCCTGCGCCTCTGGGTGGTCAGCACCGACTACACCGAGGACCAGCGCATCGGTCCGGAGATCATCAAGTACCAGGCCGACCACTACCGCCGCCTGCGCAACACGCTGCGCTACATCCTCGGTGCCCTGGCCGACTACACCCCGGCCGAGCGCATCGCCGTGGCGGAGATGCCGGAGCTGGAGCGCTGGGTCCTGCACCGCCTGTCGGAACTGGACGCCCTGGTCCGCGCCAAGATCGAGGCCTACGACTTCCACGACCTGTCGGTGGCGATCCACAATTTCTGCGCCGTGGAGCTGTCGGCCTTCTACTTCGACGTCCGCAAGGACAGCCTCTACTGCGACGCGACGGGCTCGGTCCGCCGCCGCGCGGTCCGCACGGTGATGGAGCATCTGCTCTCCACCCTGACCGCGTGGCTGGCCCCGATCCTCTGCTTCACCGCGGAGGAGGCGTGGCTCGCCCGTCCCGAAGGTCTGACCGGCGTCGAGGGCTGGAGCGAGGAGAGCGTCCATCTGCGCGTCTTCCCGGCCATCCCGGCGGAGTGGCGCGACGACGATCTCGCCGCCAAGTGGGAGTCCATCCGCACCGTCCGCCGCACCGTCACCGGCGCGCTGGAGCTGGAGCGGGCCAACAAGAAGATCGGCTCGTCCCTCCAGGCCAACCCGACCGTCTTCGTGGACGCGGCGACCAAGGCGCTGCTGGACGGCGTGGACTTCGCCGAGATCTGCATCACCTCGCAGATCACGGTGGCGGAAGGCTCGGCGCCCGAGGGGGCGTTCGTCCTGCCCGACGTGGCCGGCATCGCGGTGGTGCCCGGCCTCGCCGAAGGGGGCAAGTGCGAGCGCTGCTGGAAGATCCTTCCGGAGGTCGGCACGAACGCCGCACACCCGACGCTGTGCCTCCGTTGCGCCGAAGCCGTGGACGCGGAACCGGCGTTCTGA
- the lspA gene encoding signal peptidase II, whose translation MSSLSTSGSRSYTVFGLSVAALVVVLDQLTKWWILDVVMQPYPRVIEVTPFFNLVLAWNTGVSFGTFGSSHAFMPYVLAAVAFAIVVALLLWLRQADRRYLALALGMVIGGAIGNVIDRFLYGAVADFLDFHIGGWHFWAFNVADSGISVGVALLVLDGLFAGREKS comes from the coding sequence ATGAGCAGCCTCTCCACGTCCGGCAGCCGCAGCTACACGGTCTTCGGCCTGTCCGTCGCCGCGCTGGTGGTGGTCCTCGACCAGCTCACCAAATGGTGGATCCTCGACGTGGTCATGCAGCCCTATCCACGGGTCATCGAGGTCACGCCCTTCTTCAACCTCGTGCTGGCCTGGAACACCGGGGTCAGCTTCGGCACCTTCGGCAGCTCCCACGCCTTCATGCCCTATGTGCTGGCCGCGGTGGCCTTCGCCATCGTGGTGGCGCTGCTGCTCTGGCTGCGGCAGGCCGACCGGCGCTACCTCGCGCTGGCGCTGGGAATGGTCATCGGCGGGGCCATCGGCAACGTGATCGACCGCTTCCTCTACGGGGCCGTCGCCGATTTCCTCGATTTTCATATCGGGGGGTGGCATTTCTGGGCCTTCAACGTGGCGGACAGCGGAATCAGCGTCGGCGTGGCGCTTCTCGTGCTGGATGGGCTGTTCGCCGGCCGCGAAAAGTCGTAA
- a CDS encoding DUF3035 domain-containing protein, producing the protein MLSFASSIARRSTRSLGRGPLLGLALVALALTGCTDVRRSIGLDRTSPDEFTVVSRAPLTMPPSLARLPEPRPGAARPQDATSSAVAAASVFGGSSRATAAAGRTAGGTAGESALIAQAGAKSGIEPGIRNKVDQETTQLVVADKSWIDSLLFWQTQQQPYEIVDPKKENQRLREAQATGKALNDGTVPTIERKRRAPLEGLF; encoded by the coding sequence ATGCTTTCCTTCGCCTCCTCCATCGCACGGCGCTCCACCCGTTCTTTGGGGCGGGGTCCGCTGCTGGGCTTGGCGCTCGTCGCGCTGGCGCTCACCGGATGCACCGACGTCCGCCGCTCCATCGGTCTCGACCGCACGAGCCCGGACGAGTTCACGGTCGTGTCCCGCGCGCCGCTGACCATGCCGCCGAGCCTCGCCCGCCTGCCGGAGCCGCGCCCCGGCGCGGCGCGCCCGCAGGACGCCACCTCGTCCGCGGTGGCCGCCGCCTCGGTCTTCGGCGGCTCCTCGCGCGCCACCGCCGCGGCTGGCCGGACGGCCGGCGGCACCGCCGGCGAGTCGGCCCTGATCGCCCAGGCCGGCGCCAAGAGCGGCATCGAGCCGGGCATCCGCAACAAGGTCGACCAGGAGACGACCCAGCTCGTCGTCGCCGACAAGAGCTGGATCGACTCCCTGCTGTTCTGGCAGACGCAGCAGCAGCCCTACGAGATCGTCGATCCGAAGAAGGAGAACCAGCGTCTGCGCGAGGCCCAGGCCACCGGCAAGGCGCTGAACGACGGCACCGTCCCGACCATCGAACGCAAGCGCCGGGCGCCGCTGGAAGGGCTGTTCTAA
- a CDS encoding pitrilysin family protein yields the protein MLPNGPTAPPPWKRPWRRLAAAGVLAFALAGAVPAATPAFAAEKGVFFPETFTLSNGMQVVLVTNQRVPVVTHMVWYKVGAADEPRGVSGIAHFLEHLMFKGTEEVPPGAFSRIVAKNGGRDNAFTSWDYTAYFQNVARDRLELVMKMEADRMSNLRLTDQVVYPERDVIIEERRQRIENEPADRIGEQVNATLYVHHPYGTPIIGWPQEMATLTREEAESFYKSWYAPNNAVLVVSGDVTAEELKPLAEKYYGGIPARPVPERVRVQEPPISAARRVILRDDEVRQPSIRRNWLAPSYRTDKEGYAYPLQVLSEIMSGGPTSRLYRSLVVEQRIATSAWLGYSPSSWDMTSLAAGASPAPGVTMEKLEAALEADIRTLVEKGVTEEEVATAKKRMLAEAAYARDSLTGPAQTLGAAIATGQSIDDVENWPVRIDAVTADQVNAAARAVLGQTNHVTGLLLPLQDKGS from the coding sequence ATGCTCCCCAACGGCCCCACCGCCCCGCCACCCTGGAAACGGCCCTGGCGCCGGCTTGCCGCCGCGGGCGTCCTGGCGTTCGCCCTGGCCGGCGCCGTCCCCGCCGCCACCCCCGCCTTCGCCGCCGAGAAGGGGGTCTTCTTCCCGGAGACCTTCACCCTGTCCAACGGCATGCAGGTCGTTCTGGTGACCAACCAGCGCGTGCCGGTGGTCACCCACATGGTGTGGTACAAGGTGGGCGCGGCGGACGAGCCGCGCGGCGTGTCGGGCATCGCCCATTTCCTGGAACATCTGATGTTCAAGGGGACGGAGGAGGTTCCGCCCGGCGCCTTCTCCCGCATCGTCGCCAAGAACGGCGGGCGCGACAACGCCTTCACCTCCTGGGACTACACGGCCTATTTCCAGAACGTGGCGCGCGACCGGCTGGAGCTGGTGATGAAGATGGAGGCCGACCGCATGTCGAACCTCCGCCTCACCGATCAGGTCGTCTACCCGGAGCGCGACGTCATCATCGAGGAGCGCCGCCAGCGCATCGAGAACGAGCCCGCCGACCGCATCGGCGAGCAGGTCAACGCCACCCTCTACGTCCACCACCCCTACGGCACGCCGATCATCGGCTGGCCGCAGGAGATGGCCACCCTGACGCGGGAGGAGGCGGAGTCCTTCTACAAGAGCTGGTACGCCCCCAACAACGCCGTGCTGGTGGTGTCCGGCGACGTGACGGCGGAGGAGCTGAAGCCGCTCGCCGAGAAATACTACGGCGGCATTCCCGCCCGCCCGGTGCCGGAGCGCGTCCGCGTTCAGGAGCCGCCGATCAGCGCCGCCCGCCGGGTCATCCTGCGCGACGACGAGGTGCGCCAGCCCTCCATCCGCCGCAACTGGCTCGCCCCCTCCTACCGCACCGACAAGGAAGGCTACGCCTACCCGCTCCAGGTGCTGTCGGAGATCATGAGCGGCGGCCCGACCTCCCGCCTCTACCGCAGTCTCGTCGTCGAGCAGCGCATCGCCACCTCGGCCTGGCTGGGCTACAGCCCGTCGTCCTGGGACATGACCTCGCTGGCGGCGGGCGCCTCGCCGGCCCCCGGCGTCACCATGGAGAAGCTGGAGGCGGCGCTGGAGGCCGACATCCGGACGCTCGTCGAGAAGGGCGTGACGGAGGAGGAGGTGGCCACCGCCAAGAAGCGCATGCTCGCCGAGGCCGCCTACGCCCGCGACAGCCTGACCGGCCCGGCCCAGACGCTGGGCGCGGCCATCGCCACCGGCCAGAGCATCGACGACGTGGAGAACTGGCCGGTGCGCATCGACGCGGTGACCGCCGATCAGGTCAACGCCGCCGCCCGCGCCGTTCTGGGCCAGACCAACCACGTCACCGGCCTTCTGCTGCCGCTCCAGGACAAGGGAAGCTGA